The Halobellus sp. MBLA0158 genome has a window encoding:
- a CDS encoding DUF5783 family protein produces MADFDPEKFEDKYANYFAELQRAYKNAFETMNEQYDSELIHAIDQQILNESEPFYEDGDFRIELPENPTERLTAVIVDDEKLSAVLEEYLSELRAEHRNVFGLDDSE; encoded by the coding sequence ATGGCCGACTTCGACCCCGAGAAGTTCGAAGACAAGTACGCGAACTACTTCGCCGAGCTCCAGCGCGCGTACAAGAACGCCTTCGAGACGATGAACGAGCAGTACGACTCCGAGCTGATCCACGCCATCGACCAGCAGATCCTCAACGAGTCCGAGCCCTTCTACGAGGACGGCGACTTCCGGATCGAGCTCCCCGAGAACCCCACAGAGCGCCTGACGGCGGTCATCGTCGACGACGAGAAGCTCTCGGCGGTCTTAGAAGAGTACCTCTCGGAGCTCCGCGCGGAGCACCGCAACGTCTTCGGGCTGGACGACTCCGAGTAG
- a CDS encoding CNNM domain-containing protein — MNGLEITLRLLAGVALILANGFFVAIEFALTRVRQYPESEFDEPGLRRAWEMTDDLEIYLTSCQVGITASSIAVGIVAEPALATLFDPYFESTVLASVGAGGIIAFLIINLLHLTHGEQTPTYLGVERSKFVARHGATPLYWFAKLIAPIIAVGDGVAKWTLKLFGVEMTGAWLEAETDAIESRADLRHELGSVLERGDLPEERREEVLNALDVGERAIADAMTPVEEIVFLSTEVPIEENLDRIGSNPHTRLPLVGADPSDFRGIVYVPAVVGNVDALRDGTTSLAEIAAPPMTLAADTHISDAVDQFQVERQELALVVEDGDVVGLLTATDAFEAVMGDLEDPLDVEADRSDDHPVSPDESG; from the coding sequence ATGAACGGCCTCGAGATCACCCTCCGACTGCTCGCTGGCGTCGCGCTGATCCTCGCGAACGGCTTCTTCGTCGCCATCGAGTTCGCGCTCACGCGCGTCCGGCAGTACCCCGAATCCGAGTTCGACGAGCCGGGGCTGCGCCGGGCGTGGGAGATGACAGACGACCTCGAAATCTACCTCACGAGCTGTCAGGTCGGGATCACCGCCTCCAGCATCGCGGTCGGGATCGTCGCCGAGCCGGCGCTGGCGACGCTCTTCGATCCGTACTTCGAGTCGACGGTGCTCGCGTCGGTCGGCGCGGGCGGGATCATCGCGTTCCTGATCATCAATCTCCTGCACCTCACCCACGGCGAGCAGACGCCGACGTACCTGGGCGTCGAGCGCTCGAAGTTCGTCGCGCGCCACGGCGCGACCCCGCTGTACTGGTTCGCGAAGCTCATCGCGCCGATCATCGCCGTCGGCGACGGCGTCGCCAAGTGGACGCTCAAGCTGTTCGGCGTCGAGATGACGGGCGCGTGGCTGGAGGCCGAGACCGACGCGATCGAGTCGCGGGCGGACCTCCGACACGAACTCGGGTCGGTCCTCGAACGCGGAGACCTGCCCGAGGAGCGCCGCGAGGAGGTTCTCAACGCCCTCGACGTCGGCGAGCGGGCGATCGCGGACGCGATGACCCCGGTCGAGGAGATCGTCTTCCTCTCGACGGAGGTCCCGATCGAGGAGAACCTCGACCGGATCGGCTCGAACCCCCACACGCGCCTGCCGCTCGTCGGCGCGGACCCGAGCGACTTCCGCGGGATCGTCTACGTGCCGGCGGTCGTCGGGAACGTGGACGCACTCCGGGACGGGACGACGAGCCTAGCTGAGATCGCGGCGCCGCCGATGACGCTGGCGGCAGACACACACATCAGCGACGCGGTCGATCAGTTCCAGGTCGAGCGCCAGGAGCTCGCCCTGGTCGTCGAGGACGGCGACGTGGTCGGGCTCTTGACCGCGACCGACGCCTTCGAGGCCGTGATGGGCGACTTAGAAGACCCGCTCGACGTCGAGGCCGACCGCAGCGACGACCACCCGGTCTCGCCCGACGAGAGCGGGTGA
- a CDS encoding universal stress protein, which translates to MFDDVLFPTDGSGGAARVLDHVLDLAEAHDATLHILSAAQTDSDALTRGREDIAAEIESRARAAVDTAADRAADRGVETVRAVETAAPADAIVAYAASGGDDGDGGVDLIAMPTHGRTGIERLLLGSTTERVVRRSPAPVLAVGPDEERELAYPYERVLAPTDGSACADVAVGLGADLAAATDARLDVLSVVDVAHLGLDARVDLQIDQLEANAEQFVESGVDLASDAGVAEEAITSEVVTGTSAHREINKYVSEHDVDLIVVGTHGRTGVDRYLLGSVTEKLLRTASVPVLTVRRPADETEGN; encoded by the coding sequence ATGTTCGACGACGTCCTCTTCCCGACCGACGGGAGCGGCGGTGCCGCCAGAGTCCTCGATCACGTCCTCGACCTGGCCGAGGCGCACGACGCCACGCTGCACATCCTCTCGGCCGCACAGACCGACAGCGACGCCCTCACCCGGGGGCGCGAGGACATCGCCGCGGAGATCGAATCGCGAGCGCGGGCGGCCGTGGACACGGCCGCCGACCGCGCCGCCGACCGCGGGGTCGAGACCGTCAGAGCCGTCGAGACCGCCGCGCCCGCCGACGCCATCGTCGCCTACGCCGCCTCGGGGGGCGACGACGGTGACGGCGGCGTCGACCTGATCGCGATGCCGACCCACGGCCGCACGGGTATCGAGCGACTCCTCCTGGGGAGCACGACCGAGCGCGTCGTCAGGCGCTCGCCCGCGCCGGTCCTCGCAGTCGGCCCCGACGAGGAGCGGGAGCTCGCGTACCCGTACGAGCGCGTGCTCGCGCCGACCGACGGGAGCGCCTGCGCGGACGTCGCCGTCGGCCTCGGCGCCGACCTCGCGGCCGCGACGGACGCCCGCCTCGACGTCCTCTCGGTCGTCGACGTGGCGCACCTCGGCCTCGACGCCCGCGTCGACCTCCAGATCGACCAGCTGGAAGCGAACGCCGAGCAGTTCGTCGAGAGCGGCGTCGACCTCGCAAGCGACGCGGGCGTCGCCGAAGAGGCCATCACCAGCGAGGTCGTGACGGGCACCTCGGCGCACCGCGAGATCAACAAGTACGTCTCCGAACACGACGTGGATCTGATCGTGGTCGGCACTCACGGCCGCACCGGCGTCGATCGCTACCTCCTCGGGAGCGTGACCGAGAAGCTCCTCCGGACCGCGTCGGTGCCAGTGCTGACCGTCCGGCGGCCCGCGGACGAGACCGAAGGAAACTGA
- a CDS encoding inorganic phosphate transporter, translated as MSSALFVVGVAVAAFVGINIGGSSTGVAFGPATGSGVVSMRTASALMALFVLLGGFTVGTNVVRTLGSGFVPAEYFTLGASIGVLLFIGLAILLGNVLKVSTSTSQTAVAAVVGMGAALGVLNWETVGVVVLWWLLSTILAFWLCAFVGRYLYDAVVDALDLESRNSRLAEFVVVGIGCYMAFSAGASNVANAVAPLVGSGQLGMLPGVAVGGLAIGVGAFALGHRTMETVGEDITDLSLEASLIAESIAASILTGLSWAGIPASLAVVLTACIIGLGWGRASRQIPLRAIARPEGLTAAERETQAADRLKLFDPRVTKRIVSTWIATPTVAGAVAFAAFEAAERLHLLT; from the coding sequence ATGTCCTCGGCGCTGTTCGTCGTCGGCGTCGCCGTGGCGGCGTTCGTCGGGATCAACATCGGCGGTTCCTCGACGGGGGTCGCGTTCGGCCCGGCGACCGGGAGCGGCGTCGTCTCGATGCGCACGGCCTCTGCGCTGATGGCGCTGTTCGTGCTGCTCGGCGGCTTCACCGTCGGCACCAACGTCGTTCGGACGCTGGGTAGCGGCTTCGTCCCCGCGGAGTACTTCACCCTCGGCGCGTCGATCGGCGTCCTGCTTTTCATCGGGCTCGCGATCCTCCTGGGGAACGTGCTGAAGGTCTCGACGAGCACCAGCCAGACGGCCGTGGCCGCGGTCGTCGGGATGGGCGCGGCGCTCGGCGTGCTCAACTGGGAGACCGTCGGCGTCGTCGTCCTCTGGTGGCTCCTCTCGACGATCCTCGCCTTCTGGCTCTGTGCGTTCGTCGGCCGCTACCTCTACGACGCCGTGGTGGACGCGCTCGACCTGGAGTCGCGGAACAGCCGACTGGCCGAGTTCGTCGTCGTCGGCATCGGCTGTTATATGGCCTTCTCCGCCGGCGCGTCGAACGTCGCCAACGCGGTCGCGCCGCTGGTCGGCTCCGGCCAGCTCGGGATGCTCCCGGGCGTCGCGGTCGGGGGCCTCGCCATCGGCGTCGGCGCGTTCGCGCTCGGTCACCGGACGATGGAGACGGTCGGCGAGGACATCACCGACCTCTCGCTGGAGGCCTCGCTGATCGCGGAGTCGATCGCCGCGTCGATCCTCACCGGGCTCAGTTGGGCTGGGATCCCGGCGAGCCTGGCGGTCGTCCTCACCGCTTGCATCATCGGCCTGGGGTGGGGACGCGCCAGCCGCCAGATCCCGTTGCGAGCGATCGCGCGGCCCGAGGGCCTCACCGCGGCCGAACGCGAGACGCAGGCGGCCGACCGGCTGAAGCTGTTCGATCCGCGCGTCACGAAGCGGATCGTCTCCACGTGGATTGCGACCCCGACTGTCGCCGGCGCGGTCGCCTTCGCGGCGTTCGAGGCCGCAGAGCGGCTCCACCTCCTGACCTAG
- a CDS encoding Hsp20/alpha crystallin family protein, with protein sequence MALPTDPASSWMQGLEFPSRIFGDAGSTDYELYEEDDEFVLAVEMPGFTREDIDLAWDDGVLNIAAEHVNEERGRKRTYHRRLRFPKDVDEDAITATYTNGVLEVTLPLEAEGDTHGQTIPIEG encoded by the coding sequence ATGGCGCTGCCGACTGATCCCGCCAGTTCCTGGATGCAGGGCCTCGAATTCCCGTCCCGTATCTTCGGTGACGCCGGGAGTACCGACTACGAACTGTACGAGGAAGACGACGAGTTCGTCCTCGCGGTCGAGATGCCGGGGTTCACGCGCGAGGACATCGACCTCGCGTGGGACGACGGCGTCCTGAACATCGCGGCCGAACACGTCAACGAGGAGCGCGGCCGCAAGCGGACGTACCACCGACGCCTCCGCTTCCCCAAGGACGTCGACGAGGACGCCATCACGGCGACCTACACCAACGGCGTCCTCGAAGTGACGCTCCCGCTCGAAGCGGAGGGCGACACCCACGGCCAGACCATCCCCATCGAGGGGTGA
- a CDS encoding DHHA1 domain-containing protein, with protein MSANTTEERGGPVPELRERAAACADRLRDADRVLLASHIDADGLTSAAVAATALERAGLPFETVFAKQLDETEVARIAATDYDTVLFTDFGSGQLDVIAPYAADGTFTPVIADHHQPAEVADAPEPDHHLNPLLVGIDGASELSGAGASYVLARALEPSGGDNRDLAALAVVGAVGDMQASDGGLSGANQGIVEEGVAAGVVEEATDLLVYGRQTRPLPKFLEYATDVRIPGITNDENGAIEFLSGLDLDLKADGEWRRWVDLTMAERQTVVSALLKRAIASGVPADRIDALVGTTYTLTDEAPGTELRDVSEFSTLLNATARYERADVGLAVCLGDREAALDRARTLLRNHRRNLSEGLQWVKNEGTTVEEHLQWFDAGTRIRETIVGIVAGMAVGASGIRGDIPIIAFAEKSAEEIKVSARGSHVLVRKGLDLSRVMREASRAVGGDGGGHDVAAGATIPAGTQAEFVAEADRIVGEQLS; from the coding sequence ATGAGCGCGAACACGACCGAGGAACGCGGCGGGCCGGTCCCGGAGCTCCGCGAGCGCGCGGCCGCTTGCGCGGACCGGCTCCGCGACGCCGACCGCGTGCTGCTCGCCTCCCACATCGACGCCGACGGCCTGACCAGCGCGGCGGTCGCCGCGACGGCGCTCGAACGCGCCGGGCTCCCCTTCGAGACCGTGTTCGCAAAGCAGCTGGACGAGACGGAGGTCGCGCGGATCGCGGCCACCGACTACGACACCGTGCTGTTCACCGACTTCGGGAGCGGTCAGTTGGACGTCATCGCTCCCTACGCGGCCGACGGCACGTTCACGCCCGTCATCGCCGATCACCACCAGCCCGCCGAGGTGGCGGACGCGCCCGAGCCCGACCACCACCTCAATCCCCTGCTCGTCGGGATCGACGGCGCGTCCGAACTCTCCGGCGCGGGCGCGAGCTACGTCCTCGCGCGCGCACTCGAACCGAGCGGCGGCGACAACCGCGACCTCGCCGCGCTGGCGGTCGTCGGCGCAGTGGGGGATATGCAGGCGAGCGACGGCGGCCTCTCGGGCGCGAATCAGGGCATCGTCGAGGAGGGCGTCGCGGCCGGCGTCGTCGAAGAGGCGACCGATCTCCTGGTGTACGGCCGCCAGACCCGCCCGCTCCCGAAGTTCCTGGAGTACGCTACCGACGTCCGCATCCCCGGGATCACGAACGACGAGAACGGCGCGATCGAGTTCCTCTCGGGGCTCGATCTCGACCTGAAGGCGGACGGCGAGTGGCGCCGCTGGGTCGATCTGACGATGGCCGAACGCCAGACCGTCGTGAGCGCGCTCCTCAAGCGAGCCATCGCCTCGGGTGTCCCCGCCGACCGGATCGACGCGTTGGTCGGCACGACCTACACCCTCACCGACGAGGCCCCCGGAACGGAGCTCAGAGACGTCAGCGAGTTCTCGACGCTCCTGAACGCGACCGCGCGGTACGAGCGCGCCGACGTCGGCCTCGCGGTCTGTCTGGGCGACCGCGAGGCGGCGCTCGACCGCGCGCGCACGCTGCTCAGGAACCACCGCCGGAACCTCTCGGAGGGGCTCCAGTGGGTCAAAAACGAGGGGACGACCGTCGAAGAGCACCTCCAGTGGTTCGACGCGGGCACGCGCATCCGCGAAACCATCGTCGGGATCGTCGCGGGGATGGCCGTCGGCGCCTCGGGGATCCGCGGCGACATTCCGATCATCGCCTTCGCCGAGAAGTCCGCCGAGGAGATCAAGGTGAGCGCGCGCGGGTCGCACGTGCTCGTCCGGAAGGGCCTGGATCTCTCGCGGGTGATGCGCGAGGCATCCCGCGCGGTCGGCGGCGACGGCGGCGGTCACGACGTCGCGGCCGGAGCGACGATCCCCGCCGGGACGCAGGCCGAGTTCGTCGCCGAGGCCGACCGCATCGTCGGCGAGCAGTTGTCCTGA
- a CDS encoding MFS transporter, producing MLKSLDEWRPVGLVAGWQTAASLCYYSIFAATGFVREAFSLSESLVGFFLTAALVGYTVALFPSGAAVDGYGERPVMIAGLAGLAVAAVAVSLAPTYAAVLAAGALLGAAYSTAMPASNRGIVAAAPPGRTSLAMGLKQVGVTTGSAAASLVVTGVAAVAAWEVGFWAISVLALGYAGIFALRYRGRPGTGDLSVPDVRGLLGRRTYVVLVAAGFFVGASIFTMLGYIVLYVQDAVGASAAAGGAALALTQLTGSAARIGAGGLADRLGGARGSALVALGQLGLGATLFGAVAVAPGSIAVAFVLFAGLGVSIHGSTGVFYSCLTDLVDGDEVGAATAGGQTAINVGGVVTPPLFGYLVETGGYDAAWVLLAALAGVGAALLLLVVRRI from the coding sequence GTGCTGAAGTCGCTGGACGAGTGGCGGCCGGTCGGGCTCGTCGCCGGCTGGCAGACGGCGGCGAGCCTCTGTTACTACAGCATCTTCGCCGCGACGGGCTTCGTCCGCGAGGCCTTTTCCCTCTCGGAGTCGCTGGTCGGCTTCTTCCTCACGGCCGCGCTCGTCGGCTACACGGTCGCGCTGTTTCCCAGCGGCGCGGCCGTCGACGGCTACGGCGAGCGCCCCGTGATGATCGCCGGACTCGCGGGGCTGGCGGTCGCGGCGGTCGCGGTCTCGCTCGCGCCCACCTACGCCGCGGTGCTCGCGGCCGGCGCCCTCCTCGGCGCGGCGTACTCGACGGCGATGCCCGCCTCGAACCGCGGCATCGTCGCCGCCGCGCCTCCCGGTCGGACGAGCCTCGCGATGGGGCTCAAGCAGGTCGGCGTCACGACCGGGAGCGCGGCGGCCTCGCTCGTGGTCACGGGCGTCGCGGCCGTCGCCGCCTGGGAGGTCGGCTTCTGGGCGATCTCCGTCCTGGCCCTCGGCTACGCCGGGATCTTCGCGCTCCGGTACCGCGGCCGGCCGGGCACCGGCGACCTCTCGGTGCCCGACGTGCGCGGCCTGCTGGGGCGGCGCACGTACGTCGTCCTCGTCGCCGCGGGCTTCTTCGTCGGCGCGTCGATCTTCACGATGCTCGGGTACATCGTCCTCTACGTCCAGGACGCCGTGGGCGCCAGCGCCGCGGCCGGGGGCGCCGCGCTCGCGCTCACGCAACTCACCGGCAGCGCCGCGCGAATCGGCGCCGGCGGGCTCGCCGACCGCCTCGGCGGCGCGCGGGGCTCTGCGCTCGTCGCGCTCGGCCAGCTCGGTCTCGGCGCGACGCTGTTCGGCGCGGTCGCGGTCGCGCCGGGGTCGATCGCGGTCGCGTTCGTCCTCTTCGCCGGCCTGGGCGTGTCGATCCACGGCTCGACCGGCGTGTTCTACTCGTGTCTCACCGACCTCGTCGACGGCGACGAGGTGGGCGCGGCCACTGCCGGCGGCCAGACCGCGATCAACGTCGGCGGCGTGGTGACGCCGCCCCTCTTCGGCTATCTCGTCGAGACCGGCGGCTACGACGCCGCCTGGGTCCTGCTCGCCGCCCTCGCCGGGGTCGGCGCCGCGCTTCTCCTCCTCGTCGTCCGGCGGATCTAA
- a CDS encoding uroporphyrinogen-III synthase, which produces MTREVRVAVFRPDDERMVDAVELLESLGAIPVPDPMLAVEPTGNTPGADGGGPAGDAPSDPDVVVLTSKTGVELLAEAGWSPGGATLACIGPKTAAKAREAGWTVDVVPEEYTSAGLVAALEGDVAGRRIEVARSDHGSDVLLDGLREAGAEVHETVLYRLVRSEGSGQSAVMAAGGELDAVCFTSSLIVENFLDAAAERDVEAEAIRGLNAAVVGAIGAPTEETAEGYGVRVDVVPEEATFESLATAVVEEAAPTYHD; this is translated from the coding sequence ATGACCCGCGAGGTCCGCGTCGCCGTCTTCCGCCCGGACGACGAGCGGATGGTCGACGCCGTCGAACTGCTCGAATCGCTCGGCGCGATCCCGGTCCCGGATCCGATGCTCGCGGTCGAGCCGACCGGGAACACGCCCGGCGCCGACGGGGGCGGTCCCGCGGGCGACGCCCCTTCCGACCCGGACGTCGTCGTCCTCACGAGCAAGACCGGCGTCGAACTCCTCGCCGAGGCGGGGTGGTCCCCCGGCGGCGCGACGCTCGCCTGCATCGGCCCGAAGACCGCCGCGAAGGCCCGCGAGGCGGGCTGGACGGTCGACGTCGTCCCCGAGGAGTACACCTCCGCGGGGCTCGTCGCGGCGCTCGAAGGCGACGTCGCGGGCCGCCGGATCGAGGTCGCGCGCAGCGACCACGGTAGCGACGTCCTCCTCGACGGCCTGCGCGAGGCGGGCGCGGAGGTCCACGAGACGGTGCTCTACCGCCTAGTCCGCTCCGAGGGCTCGGGCCAGTCCGCGGTGATGGCCGCCGGCGGCGAACTCGACGCGGTCTGCTTCACGTCGTCGCTCATCGTCGAGAACTTCCTCGACGCCGCCGCCGAGCGCGACGTCGAGGCGGAGGCGATCCGCGGCCTCAACGCCGCCGTCGTCGGCGCCATCGGCGCCCCGACCGAGGAGACCGCCGAGGGCTACGGCGTCCGCGTCGACGTCGTGCCCGAGGAGGCCACCTTCGAGTCGCTCGCCACGGCCGTCGTCGAAGAGGCCGCGCCGACGTACCACGACTGA
- the cobA gene encoding uroporphyrinogen-III C-methyltransferase gives MRDELLTDGGSERADERADGDAADSTGLVSLVGSGPGDPELLTVKAKRLLEDADVVLHDKLPGPEIIESIPEDKREDVGKRAGGEWTPQEYTNRRLVELAREGKHVVRLKGGDPFVFGRGGEEMEHLANEGVPFEVVPGITSAVAGPGTAGIPVTHRDHASSVSFVTGHEDPTKEESAVNWDALAATGGTIVVLMGVGKLPDYTAALREAGMDPETPVALVEKATRPGMRVASGTLETIVDVRDSAGIEPPAITVIGEVAATRERVTEFLRNRSAAVSEE, from the coding sequence ATGCGCGACGAGCTTCTCACCGACGGCGGCAGCGAGCGAGCGGACGAACGCGCAGACGGAGATGCGGCGGACTCGACCGGCCTCGTCTCCCTCGTCGGCAGCGGCCCCGGCGATCCCGAACTCCTGACGGTGAAGGCGAAGCGCCTGCTCGAAGACGCCGACGTCGTCCTCCACGACAAGCTCCCCGGCCCGGAGATCATCGAGTCGATCCCCGAGGACAAGCGGGAGGACGTCGGCAAGCGCGCCGGCGGCGAGTGGACGCCCCAGGAGTACACCAACCGCCGGCTCGTCGAGCTCGCCCGCGAGGGCAAGCACGTCGTCCGGCTGAAGGGCGGCGACCCGTTCGTCTTCGGCCGCGGCGGCGAGGAGATGGAACACCTCGCGAACGAGGGCGTCCCCTTCGAGGTCGTCCCCGGCATCACGAGCGCGGTCGCCGGCCCCGGAACCGCAGGCATCCCGGTCACCCACCGCGACCACGCCTCCTCGGTCTCGTTCGTGACGGGCCACGAGGACCCGACGAAGGAGGAGTCGGCCGTGAACTGGGACGCGCTCGCGGCGACGGGCGGCACGATCGTCGTCCTGATGGGCGTCGGCAAGCTCCCGGACTACACCGCCGCGCTCCGCGAGGCCGGGATGGACCCCGAGACGCCGGTCGCGCTCGTCGAGAAGGCGACTCGGCCGGGGATGCGCGTCGCGAGCGGGACCCTGGAGACGATCGTCGACGTGCGAGATTCGGCGGGGATCGAACCGCCCGCGATCACCGTGATCGGGGAGGTCGCGGCCACGCGCGAGCGCGTGACGGAGTTCCTTCGGAACCGCTCCGCGGCGGTGAGCGAGGAATGA
- the hemC gene encoding hydroxymethylbilane synthase has protein sequence MTTRGTLRLATRSSDLALRQAASVRDALADRRLDVELVEVETRGDQIRDELIHRLGKTGAFVRALDEKVLDGAVDAAVHSMKDMPTEGSADLVVAGVPERESAADLLLSPDGTALEDLPHGAVVGTSSLRRKAQLLAERPDLAVEPLRGNVDTRIEKLLAPGLQAEHERRVEADRDEKGEDPVAADENGDEDGDDDAPEFERSIEEWFDGLAEIERRALEREIDVEYDAIVLAEAGLRRAGLLHHVEYDRLDPASFVPAPGQGAIAVTARGDADATERIRSTLDHPRTRVETTVERTVLAELGGGCIAPIGVHAKLQGEHVHATARVLSADGDEEIQASRDLPVRDHANAAAEFAADLADRGADDLIAAARETAEE, from the coding sequence ATGACCACACGCGGCACACTCCGATTGGCCACCCGGAGTTCCGATCTGGCGCTCCGGCAGGCGGCGAGCGTCCGGGACGCGCTCGCGGACCGGCGGCTGGACGTCGAACTCGTCGAGGTGGAGACGCGCGGCGACCAGATCCGGGACGAGCTGATCCACCGGCTCGGCAAGACCGGTGCGTTCGTCCGCGCGCTCGACGAGAAGGTCCTCGACGGCGCGGTCGACGCCGCTGTCCACTCGATGAAAGATATGCCGACCGAGGGCTCGGCCGACCTCGTCGTCGCCGGCGTCCCCGAGCGCGAGTCCGCAGCGGACCTGCTCCTCTCGCCCGACGGGACCGCGCTCGAAGACCTCCCGCACGGCGCCGTCGTCGGCACCTCCTCGCTCCGGCGGAAGGCCCAGCTCCTGGCCGAACGTCCCGATCTGGCGGTCGAGCCTCTCCGCGGCAACGTCGACACGCGGATCGAGAAACTGCTCGCGCCCGGCCTCCAGGCCGAACACGAACGGCGCGTCGAGGCCGACCGCGACGAGAAGGGCGAAGACCCCGTCGCCGCCGACGAGAACGGTGACGAGGACGGAGACGACGACGCCCCCGAGTTCGAGCGGTCGATCGAGGAGTGGTTCGACGGGCTGGCCGAGATCGAGCGCCGCGCGCTCGAACGCGAGATCGACGTCGAGTACGACGCCATCGTCCTCGCGGAGGCCGGCCTGCGCCGCGCGGGCCTGCTGCACCACGTCGAGTACGACCGCCTCGATCCCGCGTCGTTCGTGCCCGCGCCCGGCCAGGGCGCCATCGCGGTCACCGCCCGCGGCGACGCCGACGCGACAGAGCGGATCCGCTCGACGCTCGACCACCCGCGGACGCGCGTCGAGACGACTGTCGAGCGCACGGTGCTCGCCGAACTCGGCGGGGGCTGTATCGCGCCGATCGGCGTCCACGCGAAGCTCCAGGGCGAGCACGTCCACGCGACGGCCCGCGTCCTCTCGGCCGACGGCGACGAGGAGATTCAAGCGAGCCGCGACCTGCCCGTCCGCGACCACGCCAACGCCGCGGCGGAGTTCGCGGCCGACCTCGCGGACCGCGGCGCCGACGACCTGATTGCGGCCGCACGCGAAACGGCGGAGGAGTGA
- a CDS encoding IclR family transcriptional regulator — translation MENQNASRVKTTETSFEILEILFEEGEATREELEERLGLATSTVHRHLATLQEYGYVVPGTEGYRLSFKFLTFGGFLRREVPGYPMIKQKVDDLAAQTDERAQFIIREGTDRVYLYTEIGDNPVQTGAHTGRRGPIYSSAAGKSIVAYLPEAKREELIDSFSLERTGPNTITDPDELRADLAEIRERGYALNREESTAGVHAIGAPVRVNDDEIIGAISVSGPATRLKSDRLEDELPDLVLAATNELQLHIEHS, via the coding sequence ATGGAAAACCAGAACGCATCCCGGGTCAAGACGACCGAAACGTCGTTCGAGATCCTGGAAATCCTCTTCGAGGAGGGCGAGGCGACGCGGGAGGAGCTCGAAGAGCGGCTGGGGCTGGCGACGAGCACCGTCCATCGGCACCTGGCGACGCTCCAGGAGTACGGGTACGTCGTCCCCGGGACCGAGGGGTACCGGCTGAGCTTCAAGTTCCTCACCTTCGGGGGGTTCCTCCGCCGGGAGGTGCCCGGCTACCCGATGATCAAGCAGAAGGTCGACGACCTCGCGGCCCAGACCGACGAGCGGGCGCAGTTCATCATCCGGGAAGGGACCGATCGCGTGTACCTCTACACCGAGATCGGCGACAACCCCGTTCAGACCGGCGCCCACACGGGCCGACGCGGGCCGATCTACTCCAGCGCCGCCGGGAAGTCGATCGTCGCCTACCTCCCCGAAGCGAAGCGCGAGGAACTCATCGACTCGTTTTCCCTGGAGCGGACGGGGCCGAACACGATCACGGATCCCGACGAACTCCGCGCGGACCTGGCGGAGATCCGCGAGCGGGGGTACGCGCTCAACCGCGAGGAGTCGACCGCGGGCGTCCACGCCATCGGCGCGCCGGTCCGGGTGAACGACGACGAGATCATCGGCGCGATCAGCGTCTCCGGGCCCGCGACGCGGCTCAAGAGCGACCGGCTGGAGGACGAACTGCCCGACCTGGTGTTGGCGGCGACGAACGAGCTCCAGCTACACATCGAACACAGCTGA